tagtgtgctatttggttagaatagggctcctctaatacgtaaggcaattaggaaattaaatcttacgggcgtacctaagattatttcctaattagagtagtgattaacgggcgtaccttaatcaccggtacaataaggaggggttgactgccatcgcttatttggtagttataacctatttattgatgaataattggaattgcccttacttcgatgatcaattaggtgaaccattgctgaagttatttcttggctagatctttaattaatattaccttgattttagtgaattgccatttgatttttaattgcctactttattttatttttaattattttcttgttttaattgattcagGCCTTTAATTATTGCTACTCTAAATTCAGTGAATTATtgtttaatttctagttagttatttatttttgctttcttatttgaatttatttgattgtcgTCGTTTCTACAAAATCACCCCCTGTGTTACTTTGGATTTCGTAAGAAACAAATatacccaatccctgtggatacgaccctacttgccctgtcaacaaattcataattatttgtgaaaagaaataatcattccattcgggtatatcggatcaaacaAACTCTTCGGAAATAGGgtaaatcaagtaacccattgcacacctaaagtccctactccagtacttggaattgagttttggtcattttaactggcaattaagtttaattttattattgtacaagtATCGACACCCTGTCAATTTTTAGCGCCATTGCCGGGAACTggcgttattatttgtttctttttaaattcatttttgttctaattttttggtatttttctaGTGTATGCCTCGGTCCTCTCGTACaggtgatttgatttttgaccgtGAAGTAGAGAAGATCGTgcgtagaatgagaaaggaAACTAGACAGCTCAGAGAGGAGCAGTCCAGTGTTGCATCTCAGAGACTTGAACCAGGAGTTGAACCAACGGATTCGTTTGGTGACACTTCGAGTGACTCTGATCAAGAGGAAATCGCTATGGCTAATGCACGAatattaagggagttggctgctcttGATTTAAATCAACAGCCTTTATGCATTACTTTTCCCACTTTAAATGATAACACTCcatttgaattaaaatctgGTCTGATTCATCTTTTACCATCTTTTCATGACTTGCCAGGTGAAGAGCCATATAAGCATCTGTAGGAGTTTGATGTCGTGTGCAATAGTATGAAACTCTCGGGAATCACAGATGAGCAaataaaaatgagggcattttccttttccttgaaGGATTCTGTAAAGGACTGGCTGTACTACCTGCCACcaggtagtatcaccacgtgggaccaattgaagaaaaaaattttagataaatattttcCTGCGTCCAAGGCTGCAAgcctaagaaaagaaatttgcgagATCAAGCAACACCCAGACGAGTTCCTTTATGAGTATTGGGAGCGGTTCAAAAAGTTGTGCAGCAAGTGCCTCCAGCACCAGATAAGTGAGCAGTTGCTCATACAGTATTTTTATGAGGGGTTCCTTTTCAGAGACAGGAGCATaattgatgctgcaagtggaggggcacTGGTGAACAAAATCCCTCGGGAAGCACGGGAGTTAATAGAGGGGATGACAGAGAATTCATAACAATTCGGTACGAGAGAGGATGTCTCAATACGCAAGGTGAATGAGGTAGAGACATCATCTATCCAGCAGCAGCTAACTGAGTTGACCTCGTTTGTTAGGCAACTGGCTGTAGGAAATGCATCTCAAGCCAAGATGTACGAGATTTGCACTGGTATGGGTCATTCTACAGACATGTGCCCAGCGTTTCAGGAAAAAAGCGCAGAGCAAGTGAACATGGCTGGTCACGCGCCCGCGCCCAGAAGGCCCTATGACCCGTACTCGAATACGTACAATCCCGGCTGGAAGGACCACCCGAATTTCAGTTATTGAGGAAATAGGCAGCCCAATTTTGCACCGAACAGACAGTCTAATTTCGTGCCAAATAAGCAACCAGGGTACCAGCAGCAATACCAACCCCGACCACCTCCGCCCCCAAGTTCTGGTCCATCCTTGGAGGAAATGATGAAACAAATGATGGCAACCATTAcgcaaaatcagcaaaggacggacTCCGAAATGCAGTACATAAGAAATCAGATGAACCAAATGGCCACAACAATCAACCGTTTGGAGTCCCAAAATCAAGGTAAATTGCCGTCTCAGCCGGAATTAAATCCGAAGAACGTGAGCGCAATGACCCTAAGGAGCGGGAAGGAAATTCAGGGACCTGAACCTGTGGTCCCTAAGGATAAGGATgaggaaaaaatcaaaaatgagcttgagagGGAGGACAGCAATGGTGCAGATCCAAAGGTACTTCCAGATCCATTAATTACAGTTAAAACTAACCCGCCTCCTTTTCCTAGCAGGTTGGAAAAATCGAAGAAACATGATAAAGAGAAGGATATTTTAGAGCTGTTTCGCAAGGCAGAGATAAATATCCCCCTTTTAGACGCAATCAAACAAGTACAAAAATATGCCAAGTTCCTAAGGGACTTGTGTATCAACCGAAGGCGGTTGAGGGGAGATGAACGGGTTATTGTTGGGGAGAATGTGTCAGCGGTCCTGCAGAAAAAGCTTCCACCAAAGTGCGGGGACCTAAGTATATTTACTATCCCCTGTAGGATAGGTAATACTGTGATTAGAAGGGTCATGTTGGATCTGGGAGTATCAATTAATGTCATGTCTAAATCTATCTATGCTTCTCTGAAATTAGGTCCATTAAAAGAAACTGGAATAATCATTCAATTAGCTGATCGAACTAATGCATATCCTGATGGGTTGGTTGAAGATGTGTTGGTGAAAGTTAATGATTTGGTGTT
The Coffea arabica cultivar ET-39 chromosome 6c, Coffea Arabica ET-39 HiFi, whole genome shotgun sequence genome window above contains:
- the LOC140008647 gene encoding uncharacterized protein; this encodes MATITQNQQRTDSEMQYIRNQMNQMATTINRLESQNQGKLPSQPELNPKNVSAMTLRSGKEIQGPEPVVPKDKDEEKIKNELEREDSNGADPKVLPDPLITVKTNPPPFPSRLEKSKKHDKEKDILELFRKAEINIPLLDAIKQVQKYAKFLRDLCINRRRLRGDERVIVGENVSAVLQKKLPPKCGDLSIFTIPCRIGNTVIRRVMLDLGVSINVMSKSIYASLKLGPLKETGIIIQLADRTNAYPDGLVEDVLVKVNDLVFSADFYVLDMDDDHSPDSLPLLLGRPFMSTVQTKIDVNKGTLSMEFDGKIVHFNIFDTMKYPSNSNFSSIFSVSAIDPAVQEVFETVGRDELEVDLTKHLELETTPEVEWSEDLKCTIGALHSLPTTTKRYEVLPIFIPESHQRVLPSVVQAPVLELKPLPEHLKYAYLGDNETLPVIISTALSKTQEEKLIRVL